The Eriocheir sinensis breed Jianghai 21 chromosome 54, ASM2467909v1, whole genome shotgun sequence genome includes a region encoding these proteins:
- the LOC126983594 gene encoding activating signal cointegrator 1-like — MGSTEQWACQELEKLGICDPHVIIHYLQPIEDAAEVEDYLTSLLDASQPPHAAFIREFVRRQQEVKESVDNRFYRKPDLEESAPPVKTSEKKKQKGPKEGNGRGQRDGGGGEGEGSSVTSPSTPKNSNTSSSSNPSSKPSSGKKKYTNLYSEDGANRDVVMLSGRHRCECQASKHRLVGNCLQCGRVVCQQEGSGPCQFCGALVMTREERELLGRGSKKSEALHRRLTSEKNATVSDLPPPQEQDALQKAVDHKNRLLEFDRTSERRTKVHDDESDYFNTNSRWLSEGDRTKLRDREEELRTKRFSRGGQTVTLDLANRRVVADEHLTAIYDPNDPLVKEVLESRTSDIFSAPDREESGPKVEVSRPMYRDTNTATHNTNTAHTKPTDGKFAGSLRVQDRELQEMRDEGVCLSMHQPWASLLITGIKLHEGRTWYSPHRGRLWIAAAGKTPQENEIRELENRYRVLLNNDNLPFPHYYPPGCLLGCVDVVDVLPQEEYRERFPDGDSQSPFVFICQNPQEMVLKFPIKGQHKIFKLDPKIHQTAKKALRPREE, encoded by the coding sequence ATGGGGTCAACAGAGCAGTGGGCGTGTCAGGAGCTGGAGAAGTTGGGAATATGTGACCCACACGTGATCATCCACTACCTGCAGCCCATCGAGGACGCGGCTGAGGTGGAGGACTACCTGACCTCCCTGCTGGATGCCTCTCAGCCGCCCCACGCAGCCTTCATCCGGGAGTTTGTTCGGCGGCAGCAGGAGGTCAAAGAGAGCGTGGACAACCGATTCTACCGTAAACCAGACCTGGAGGAGTCTGCACCCCCTGTCAAGACCTccgagaagaagaagcagaaaggacCGAAGGAGGGCAATGGAAGAGgacagagagatggaggaggaggagagggggaaggaagcagTGTgacctccccctccactcctaagaactccaacacctcctcctcgtccaaccCTTCCTCCAAGCCTTCCTCAGGTAAGAAAAAGTACACTAATCTGTATTCCGAGGACGGGGCAAATCGGGACGTGGTGATGCTGAGTGGCCGGCACCGCTGCGAGTGCCAGGCGTCAAAACACAGACTTGTCGGGAACTGTCTGCAGTGTGGGCGTGTGGTGTGCCAGCAGGAGGGGTCGGGGCCGTGCCAGTTCTGCGGTGCTCTGGTCATGACGCGCGAGGAGAGGGAGCTTTTGGGGCGCGGGTCGAAGAAGTCCGAAGCCTTGCATCGCCGACTGACGAGCGAGAAAAATGCCACAGTGAGTGATCTGCCACCACCGCAGGAGCAGGACGCGTTACAGAAGGCTGTCGACCACAAGAACCGCCTCCTGGAGTTTGACCGGACCAGCGAGAGACGGACGAAGGTTCACGACGACGAGAGTGATTACTTCAACACTAATTCCCGCTGGCTGTCCGAGGGTGACCGCACTAAACTGAGAGACCGTGAGGAGGAGCTACGCACCAAGAGGTTTTCGCGTGGCGGCCAAACCGTGACCTTGGACCTGGCGAACCGGCGGGTGGTGGCGGACGAACACCTCACCGCCATATACGACCCCAACGACCCACTGGTTAAAGAGGTCCTGGAGAGCCGAACGAGCGACATCTTCTCCGCGCCGGACCGGGAGGAGAGCGGACCGAAAGTGGAGGTGAGTCGACCTATGTATCGCGACACCAACACCGCCACTCACAACACCAACACCGCTCATACTAAACCAACCGATGGGAAGTTTGCTGGTTCGCTGCGAGTCCAGGATCGTGAGTTACAGGAGATGCGCGATGAAGGGGTGTGTCTCAGCATGCACCAGCCCTGGGCAAGCCTCCTTATCACTGGGATAAAGCTACACGAGGGGCGGACATGGTACTCCCCTCACCGTGGACGCCTCTGGATCGCCGCTGCAGGCAAGACACCCCAGGAGAACGAAATACGGGAGCTGGAGAACCGCTACCGTGTCCTATTAAACAACGACAACCTACCCTTCCCGCACTACTACCCGCCTGGCTGTCTCCTGGGCTGCGTTGATGTGGTGGACGTATTGCCTCAGGAGGAGTACCGAGAGAGGTTTCCAGATGGTGACAGTCAGAGCCCCTTCGTCTTCATCTGCCAGAACCCGCAGGAGATGGTGCTTAAGTTCCCCATCAAAGGCCAGCACAAGATCTTCAAACTGGACCCCAAGATTCACCAGACGGCCAAGAAAGCGCTTAGACCCAGGGAGGaataa